A genome region from candidate division KSB1 bacterium includes the following:
- a CDS encoding polysaccharide biosynthesis tyrosine autokinase, which translates to MQSQNATQNAQEWGVKDYLSLIIRRKWIILLVFLITFCGSTVYHFTRPPEYKASSTFTIESESAAGLAASNLIKEDASRSFGFYKTLTNSKIFENRVRNITNRDTLLLERMQLYPISFADLMDNLILRETEYKDLFSLSVVAFDPVVAYRFADIVVQEFKLRCQEIELEESRNIVSFVNSQLQEAEKNLEASERELQKFKERNNLNDMGQVEGGILKRLTDIENQLQEVQTERRLAQANYDSYKQRLRQSKNQNAPSAFNIESEQIRNVRQEIDRLEEQKRNYAEDGQFTSPEISAIDARLERKKNELRNAMLMARQNPEAFDINGENRSQIELLNEKIINAELNLFMLRNKERFLSDLLNKYKNEHPNLLEHTIKFAQLQRSKTVNENLYNYLIQKSEEAKIKAATGTGGISVVDAPNLPEKPISSNTMRNMMVAFILSFGLGFGVAFTFDYFDNSIYTIEDLRRLGNIPVFGTIPFISPEEIEKKSHAVTRQTFRRKNGRMNFEDRMNGYRDRIIQTIDAKSPIVDAYRQIRTNIQFTNVDDPIKRVMITSSIASEGKTLTTSNLGVSFAELGMRVLIIDADLRKPQQHIAFTIKRTPGLTDYLAKNIAVEKVTYLTRTPNLYLIPAGSNSPNPAELVASKKFSHTLDSLESKYDLIILDAPPIIPVTDPVLLAPKVKNILLVIKFGQTDWHVSRDAISRLQNVNVDVTGAILNGVKGGKGYGYYKYNYYSYQYSYYGERKKKRGKKRSLL; encoded by the coding sequence ATGCAATCACAAAACGCCACACAAAATGCTCAGGAATGGGGAGTCAAGGATTATCTGTCTTTGATTATCCGGAGAAAGTGGATTATTCTGTTGGTATTTCTAATAACCTTTTGCGGTTCAACGGTCTATCATTTTACTCGTCCTCCTGAATACAAAGCGTCTTCTACATTTACCATTGAAAGCGAGAGTGCTGCGGGATTGGCAGCTTCAAATCTTATCAAGGAAGATGCCTCCCGGTCTTTTGGATTTTATAAAACCCTGACAAACAGCAAAATATTTGAGAATCGTGTCCGGAACATTACCAATCGGGATACATTACTCCTGGAGAGAATGCAGCTGTATCCGATTTCGTTTGCAGATTTGATGGATAACCTGATTTTACGCGAAACGGAATACAAGGATTTATTCTCACTCAGTGTTGTGGCCTTTGATCCTGTGGTCGCCTATCGTTTTGCTGACATTGTTGTGCAGGAATTCAAACTCCGGTGTCAGGAAATAGAACTTGAAGAATCCCGCAATATTGTTTCTTTCGTTAATTCGCAACTTCAGGAAGCGGAAAAAAACCTTGAAGCATCCGAACGGGAATTGCAAAAGTTCAAGGAAAGAAATAATCTGAATGATATGGGGCAGGTTGAGGGTGGAATTCTCAAGCGTTTGACCGACATTGAAAATCAGCTTCAGGAGGTACAAACCGAACGCAGGCTGGCGCAGGCCAATTATGATTCATACAAGCAGCGGCTGCGTCAATCCAAAAATCAGAACGCTCCCAGCGCATTTAATATTGAATCTGAACAAATCCGGAATGTGCGCCAGGAAATTGACCGGCTGGAAGAACAGAAAAGGAACTATGCAGAGGATGGACAATTCACCTCCCCTGAAATATCTGCGATTGATGCACGCCTGGAACGCAAAAAAAACGAGCTGAGAAACGCCATGTTGATGGCCCGGCAGAATCCAGAGGCTTTTGATATAAATGGTGAGAACCGGTCCCAGATTGAACTGCTCAATGAAAAAATTATTAATGCCGAATTAAATTTGTTTATGCTGAGGAATAAAGAACGGTTTCTATCTGATCTTCTCAACAAGTATAAAAATGAGCATCCCAATTTGCTGGAACACACCATAAAGTTTGCCCAGTTGCAACGCTCCAAGACGGTCAATGAAAATTTATACAACTATTTGATTCAAAAGTCCGAAGAAGCCAAAATCAAAGCTGCTACGGGTACAGGCGGTATCAGTGTGGTGGATGCCCCCAATCTGCCCGAAAAGCCCATTTCCAGCAATACCATGCGGAATATGATGGTTGCCTTTATCTTGTCTTTTGGTTTGGGGTTTGGAGTGGCGTTTACCTTTGATTATTTTGACAATTCAATCTACACGATCGAAGATCTGAGAAGGCTGGGCAATATCCCGGTGTTCGGCACCATTCCGTTTATATCGCCTGAAGAGATTGAAAAGAAAAGTCATGCAGTGACCCGGCAAACATTCCGCAGGAAAAACGGCCGTATGAATTTTGAGGATCGCATGAACGGGTACCGGGATCGAATTATCCAGACGATTGATGCCAAATCACCGATTGTTGACGCCTATCGGCAAATTCGTACGAATATTCAGTTTACCAACGTAGATGATCCCATCAAGCGGGTGATGATTACCAGCTCAATCGCATCCGAGGGCAAAACCTTGACCACCTCAAATCTGGGCGTTTCTTTTGCTGAGTTGGGCATGCGGGTTTTGATTATTGACGCGGATTTGAGAAAACCTCAGCAGCATATTGCGTTTACTATCAAACGAACGCCCGGCCTGACCGATTATCTGGCCAAGAATATAGCTGTGGAAAAAGTAACCTATCTGACACGCACTCCCAACTTGTACCTTATCCCCGCAGGTTCAAATTCTCCGAATCCCGCGGAACTGGTTGCCAGCAAAAAGTTCTCACACACCCTTGATTCACTTGAGAGCAAGTATGATTTGATTATTTTAGATGCACCCCCGATTATACCGGTTACGGACCCCGTCCTTTTGGCGCCAAAGGTGAAAAATATCTTGCTGGTCATCAAGTTCGGTCAAACAGACTGGCATGTTTCCCGGGACGCAATATCCCGGCTTCAGAATGTAAATGTGGATGTCACCGGAGCGATCCTGAACGGCGTCAAAGGCGGTAAAGGATATGGGTATTACAAGTACAATTATTATTCCTACCAGTATTCATATTACGGTGAGCGTAAAAAGAAACGCGGCAAAAAACGGTCTCTCCTCTAA
- a CDS encoding bifunctional nuclease family protein, whose product MLIRVNVERVTLDTATSRFVVILKEDKRSRWLPIVVGSSEAQAIALQLENISPPRPLTHDLMRNLLETMDVKIERIVVNDLQENTYYALLGLRHGSEFRDVDARPSDAIALALRTKAPIFVEGKVMQQASITDEAVDDAAGENAGIAAEENLAPEDQLEQLKIDLHNAVQDERYEDAANIRDEISRLRRDLRQE is encoded by the coding sequence ATGCTGATTCGCGTCAATGTTGAGCGGGTCACTCTCGATACAGCGACGAGCCGCTTTGTAGTCATCTTGAAAGAAGATAAACGCAGCCGATGGCTGCCTATTGTGGTGGGTTCTTCTGAAGCTCAGGCCATTGCACTACAGCTTGAAAATATTTCTCCGCCGCGACCACTGACCCATGATCTGATGCGTAATTTACTGGAAACAATGGATGTAAAGATAGAGCGTATTGTGGTAAACGATTTACAAGAGAATACCTATTATGCATTGTTGGGACTGCGGCATGGAAGTGAGTTCCGGGATGTTGATGCGCGTCCCAGCGACGCCATTGCCCTGGCGCTGCGCACCAAAGCGCCAATATTTGTAGAAGGCAAAGTCATGCAGCAGGCGTCTATTACAGATGAAGCTGTTGATGATGCAGCCGGAGAGAATGCCGGCATAGCGGCTGAGGAAAATCTTGCTCCGGAGGATCAGCTGGAACAGTTGAAAATAGATTTGCACAATGCTGTTCAGGATGAGCGCTACGAAGATGCGGCGAATATCAGAGATGAAATCAGCCGGTTGCGGCGTGATTTACGCCAGGAATGA
- a CDS encoding DUF393 domain-containing protein, producing MERNSDKAIVIYDGKCDFCQGSKDWIEKRALPGRFEFISCQSDERKRRFPSISTEQCMAALQLVLEGGTIYSGAEAIPEILNRLEGWRWLEKILRWPLIKKMGPFIYQGVARHRGFISCVLPRGKQKRA from the coding sequence ATGGAACGTAATTCCGATAAAGCCATCGTTATATATGACGGAAAATGCGATTTTTGTCAGGGCAGTAAGGATTGGATTGAGAAACGAGCGCTGCCCGGAAGATTTGAATTCATCTCCTGCCAATCCGACGAACGAAAACGCAGATTTCCCTCAATAAGCACAGAGCAATGTATGGCAGCCCTTCAATTGGTTCTGGAAGGCGGGACTATCTATTCGGGTGCAGAAGCGATTCCTGAAATCCTGAATCGGCTTGAGGGCTGGCGCTGGCTGGAAAAAATTCTGAGATGGCCACTGATTAAAAAAATGGGTCCGTTCATATACCAAGGGGTGGCCAGGCACAGAGGATTTATCTCCTGTGTATTACCTCGCGGCAAACAAAAACGAGCCTGA
- the asd gene encoding aspartate-semialdehyde dehydrogenase yields the protein MKKIKCAVLGATGVVGQNFLRLLVDHPYFELTAICASEARKGLMLATVKEQIKGGIPESFEDMLFDPIDIDLLLSKGVQVVFSALPSDVAGDIETEAAEKGLKVFSNAGAHRMDENVPILIPELNYKHLDLVKNQNTEGFIVTNANCTTTGLTLSLLPIRQFGIKRLIVASYQAISGAGYPGLSAVDIISNVIPYIKNEEPKLRAECTKICGDFQGSIKPVDWEVYAHCVRVQTIIGHLISVHAEVEQDVDHDAVAAAMQSVESPNILKDLPTAPHPPVVFTEEYDRPQPRYDIELGWPERAKGMAAKIGRLEVEKNTIRYITLSNNLVRGAAGGSVLNAELAAKKGLV from the coding sequence ATGAAAAAAATTAAATGTGCAGTTTTGGGTGCAACCGGTGTAGTCGGCCAGAATTTTTTACGCTTGCTGGTGGATCATCCTTATTTTGAACTGACCGCTATTTGTGCGAGTGAAGCTAGAAAAGGTTTGATGCTGGCTACTGTTAAAGAACAGATAAAAGGCGGGATACCGGAATCTTTTGAAGATATGCTGTTTGATCCGATTGACATTGATTTATTGTTATCCAAAGGCGTTCAAGTGGTTTTTTCCGCATTGCCCTCAGATGTGGCCGGCGACATTGAAACCGAGGCGGCCGAAAAAGGTCTCAAGGTATTTTCCAATGCCGGCGCACACCGGATGGACGAGAATGTGCCGATCCTCATTCCGGAACTCAATTATAAACATTTGGATCTGGTAAAAAATCAAAATACAGAGGGATTTATTGTCACCAACGCAAACTGTACGACAACCGGTCTGACCCTGTCTCTTTTGCCCATTCGTCAGTTCGGGATCAAACGTCTGATCGTTGCGAGTTATCAGGCTATTTCCGGCGCCGGCTATCCGGGCTTGTCTGCTGTGGATATTATTTCCAATGTCATACCCTATATTAAAAATGAAGAACCCAAACTGCGGGCTGAATGCACCAAGATTTGCGGAGATTTTCAAGGCAGCATCAAACCGGTTGACTGGGAGGTGTATGCGCATTGTGTTCGTGTTCAAACGATAATCGGGCACCTGATTTCTGTACATGCAGAGGTTGAGCAGGATGTCGATCATGATGCAGTTGCCGCTGCCATGCAATCCGTCGAGTCGCCAAATATTCTGAAAGACCTTCCCACAGCTCCTCACCCCCCGGTTGTGTTTACTGAAGAGTATGATCGTCCGCAGCCCCGGTATGATATAGAACTGGGTTGGCCGGAACGGGCAAAAGGTATGGCTGCTAAAATCGGCCGCCTTGAAGTTGAAAAAAATACCATCCGCTATATTACCCTGTCCAATAATCTGGTAAGAGGCGCTGCAGGCGGGTCTGTACTCAATGCAGAATTGGCGGCAAAAAAAGGCCTTGTCTAA